From one Pedobacter faecalis genomic stretch:
- a CDS encoding transglycosylase domain-containing protein, whose product MLPKKLNIPAKYLKMGAWIIGVILLLLLVFGTVAYTKRESLLKKVMAKAVNKADSDYDLLVKIGSADFSGLSTVRMKSVTVVPKERDTLLTISDMTVGVKLFPLLFGDVKLSEVNLTDGKVQAVFRDSVSNLDFILKRKKRENAESQGELNLADVAHNIVNQLLYKIPDQMAVKNFVLDVNDNDTAKLSFRVTEANIDDGDFSSTVLVNSGEATWHLSGLLKPGKKQLDVKLYAEKGSVELPYLNNKLHARIRFDTVRTQMTNAHNSGEGYRIEGSWAVHNLLFNHSKIASNDIVIRDAKIDADMLVGKNYVALDSSSSIFLRDVELRPYLKYTLKPNKIYELKLRIPEQDAQQLFNSLPAGLFESLEGIKVAGKVRYDLYFHLDSSIPDSVKFSSGLTPNGFKILQWGKTNLQKINKDFIYTPYEYGKPMRDILIGPANANFTPLNEVSSNFKNAILTSEDPSFFSHKGFVQESIRKSFAVNFKEKRFVRGGSTISMQLVKNVFLSRQKTLARKAEEILIVWLIENNRLISKNRMLEVYFNIIEMGQNIYGIGEASRHYFGKHPSELNIGEGIFLANIVPRPKIAMYKFGSDGGLKGYMYNYFRYIGNIMARRGLTPPDTNGYGFYTVRLREGLRQYLLPDSATIDTNAVELDDQLPPIETQDDSKSLFDRLFGGSKRDTVSKTAPSDTVEKSRRELRRERREQRRRENNTEQP is encoded by the coding sequence ATGCTTCCTAAAAAATTGAACATTCCTGCGAAATATTTGAAAATGGGCGCCTGGATTATTGGGGTTATTTTGCTGTTGTTATTGGTTTTTGGCACTGTGGCCTATACGAAGCGCGAGTCATTGCTAAAAAAGGTTATGGCAAAAGCGGTAAACAAAGCGGATTCAGACTACGATCTTCTGGTTAAGATTGGTTCAGCAGATTTTAGCGGGTTGAGTACCGTGCGTATGAAAAGTGTAACCGTGGTGCCGAAAGAGCGGGACACGCTGCTGACGATTTCGGACATGACTGTTGGTGTTAAACTGTTCCCTTTGCTCTTCGGAGATGTTAAGCTTTCGGAGGTTAACCTGACTGATGGAAAAGTACAGGCCGTTTTTAGAGATTCTGTAAGCAATCTAGATTTTATTCTTAAGAGAAAAAAACGCGAAAATGCGGAATCCCAGGGGGAGCTTAATCTGGCAGATGTAGCCCATAATATCGTGAACCAACTGCTATATAAGATTCCGGATCAGATGGCCGTGAAAAATTTTGTGCTTGATGTGAATGACAACGATACCGCTAAGCTCTCCTTCAGAGTTACTGAGGCGAATATCGACGACGGAGACTTCTCCTCTACGGTGTTGGTAAACTCGGGTGAAGCGACCTGGCACCTCTCAGGTTTGCTGAAGCCTGGAAAAAAGCAGCTTGACGTTAAGCTATATGCCGAAAAAGGAAGCGTAGAACTGCCTTATTTGAACAATAAGCTACATGCACGCATTCGGTTCGACACGGTCAGAACTCAGATGACAAATGCGCACAATTCGGGTGAAGGATATAGGATCGAGGGATCATGGGCTGTTCATAACTTGCTCTTCAATCATTCCAAAATCGCCTCAAATGACATCGTGATCAGGGATGCCAAGATAGACGCGGATATGCTTGTTGGAAAAAATTACGTTGCCCTGGATAGTTCTTCCTCCATTTTCCTTCGGGATGTTGAACTTAGGCCTTACCTGAAGTATACGCTTAAACCGAACAAGATATACGAACTGAAACTGAGGATTCCTGAACAGGACGCTCAACAGCTATTTAATTCGCTGCCTGCTGGCCTGTTTGAATCGCTGGAGGGCATCAAGGTCGCCGGAAAAGTTCGTTACGACCTCTATTTTCATTTAGACAGCAGCATACCCGACAGTGTTAAATTTTCTTCGGGGCTAACACCCAATGGCTTTAAGATACTTCAATGGGGTAAAACAAATCTTCAGAAAATCAATAAAGACTTCATCTACACGCCTTATGAATATGGAAAACCCATGCGTGATATCCTGATTGGCCCGGCAAATGCTAACTTCACGCCGCTGAACGAGGTGTCCAGCAACTTCAAAAACGCCATACTCACCTCAGAAGACCCGTCGTTCTTTTCCCATAAAGGTTTCGTTCAGGAATCGATCAGGAAATCATTTGCGGTGAATTTTAAAGAGAAACGCTTCGTTCGTGGCGGAAGTACGATCTCCATGCAGCTCGTTAAAAACGTTTTTCTTAGCCGACAAAAAACATTGGCCAGAAAGGCGGAAGAGATATTGATCGTATGGCTGATTGAAAATAACCGGCTTATAAGCAAAAACAGAATGCTTGAGGTGTATTTCAACATCATTGAGATGGGACAGAACATCTATGGGATCGGCGAAGCGTCACGGCATTATTTTGGAAAGCATCCTTCGGAACTTAACATTGGCGAGGGTATATTTCTTGCGAACATTGTGCCGAGGCCGAAAATAGCTATGTATAAATTTGGCAGTGATGGCGGCCTGAAGGGGTATATGTATAATTACTTTCGTTATATCGGGAATATCATGGCCCGCAGGGGCCTGACGCCGCCCGACACCAATGGCTACGGTTTTTACACCGTCAGGCTACGAGAAGGATTGAGGCAATACCTTTTGCCAGATTCAGCGACAATTGATACGAATGCGGTAGAATTAGACGATCAGCTACCCCCTATCGAAACCCAGGACGATTCCAAGTCCCTTTTTGACCGTCTTTTCGGTGGATCAAAACGTGACACCGTATCAAAGACGGCTCCTTCGGACACCGTCGAAAAGTCGAGACGGGAATTACGGAGAGAACGCCGGGAACAAAGAAGAAGAGAGAACAACACTGAACAGCCTTAA
- a CDS encoding Mrp/NBP35 family ATP-binding protein: MIITPEQVLTALSHVEDPDLKRDLVSLNMIKNLKIDGPHVSFTLELTTPACPMKDMLTNACTNAIKHLVNNQAQVSIEVTSRVTRPLDSSQLKDIKNIVLVSSGKGGVGKSTVSSNLAVALAATGAKVGLIDADIYGPSIPTMFGVTGIKPGATETTGGKALITPVEKYGIKLLSLGFFADPDQPVPWRGPMASNAVKQLFSEADWGQLDYLVVDLPPGTGDIHITIAQSFPIAGAVIVTTPQQVALADTRKGLAMFMMQGINIPVLGVIENMSYFTPAELPENKYYLFGKDGGKTLAESFRVPFLGEIPILQSVSEAGDQGKPIALNNEDLLAKTFSVIAGKVAQQVAINNAQKVNS, encoded by the coding sequence ATGATAATTACCCCAGAACAAGTTCTAACAGCACTAAGTCATGTCGAGGATCCCGACCTTAAAAGAGATCTTGTATCCCTGAACATGATCAAGAATCTGAAGATAGATGGTCCTCATGTCTCGTTCACATTAGAATTGACAACGCCAGCGTGTCCGATGAAAGATATGCTGACCAATGCCTGCACAAATGCCATCAAACATTTAGTGAACAACCAGGCCCAGGTTTCTATAGAGGTCACTTCCCGGGTAACCAGGCCTCTTGACAGCTCGCAGTTGAAAGACATCAAAAACATTGTGCTTGTCTCATCTGGCAAAGGAGGCGTAGGTAAGTCGACCGTGTCGAGCAATTTGGCAGTTGCGCTTGCTGCAACAGGAGCGAAGGTAGGTCTTATCGATGCGGATATATACGGACCCTCCATACCGACAATGTTTGGAGTTACAGGGATTAAACCCGGAGCCACCGAAACAACCGGCGGAAAGGCGCTTATTACCCCGGTTGAAAAATATGGCATCAAACTGTTGTCCCTGGGGTTTTTTGCAGATCCTGATCAACCAGTTCCGTGGCGCGGGCCCATGGCTTCAAATGCCGTGAAGCAGTTATTTAGTGAGGCCGACTGGGGCCAACTTGACTACCTGGTTGTAGATCTGCCTCCTGGAACCGGAGACATCCATATCACCATTGCACAAAGTTTCCCGATAGCTGGAGCAGTAATAGTCACCACCCCTCAGCAGGTAGCTCTGGCAGATACCCGGAAAGGACTAGCCATGTTTATGATGCAGGGAATCAATATCCCGGTGCTTGGGGTTATTGAAAACATGTCATATTTTACTCCGGCCGAACTACCGGAAAACAAGTATTACCTTTTCGGTAAAGACGGAGGCAAGACACTCGCTGAGTCTTTCCGTGTGCCGTTCCTGGGTGAAATCCCTATCCTTCAAAGCGTATCCGAAGCAGGTGACCAGGGAAAGCCGATAGCGCTGAACAACGAGGATCTGCTTGCGAAAACATTCTCTGTCATTGCAGGGAAAGTAGCCCAGCAGGTTGCTATAAACAATGCGCAAAAGGTTAATTCATAA
- a CDS encoding DUF4397 domain-containing protein, which produces MKILTNIKTISRTFAALAFGAIVLSACSKDDDDFTPPEIAGLNVVHASPTAEKLDVYVENTLVPNNTAFSFGGKIGYLNLITGNRTIIVKKRGTTANLLSEGFDFEVQKGYTLFVADKFDQLKYVMIKDDLSYPQSGKAKVRFVHMSPDAPALNLAIAGKDTDLFTNKTFKQYTEFVNIDPAQNITFNAEDKETGAVVATVANVKIEANKIYTIWVKGLAESDDDQLKLAVNVFAH; this is translated from the coding sequence ATGAAGATTTTAACAAATATTAAAACCATCTCAAGAACTTTCGCAGCACTGGCCTTTGGTGCAATCGTTTTATCCGCGTGTTCAAAAGATGATGACGATTTTACGCCTCCTGAAATCGCCGGACTAAACGTTGTGCATGCCTCTCCCACAGCAGAGAAGCTTGATGTTTATGTCGAAAACACCTTAGTGCCCAACAATACCGCCTTCAGTTTTGGAGGTAAGATCGGTTATTTGAATCTGATCACTGGAAATAGGACCATTATTGTAAAGAAAAGAGGAACAACCGCGAACCTGCTTTCGGAAGGCTTTGACTTTGAGGTTCAAAAAGGGTATACCTTGTTTGTTGCCGATAAATTTGACCAGTTGAAGTATGTCATGATTAAAGATGATCTGTCGTACCCGCAGAGTGGTAAGGCGAAAGTGCGGTTTGTGCATATGAGTCCGGATGCTCCGGCCCTAAATTTGGCTATAGCGGGTAAAGACACCGACTTATTTACAAACAAAACGTTTAAGCAATACACGGAATTTGTAAACATAGATCCGGCACAGAATATTACGTTCAATGCGGAGGATAAAGAAACCGGCGCCGTGGTAGCTACCGTCGCCAACGTAAAGATTGAAGCAAATAAGATCTATACCATTTGGGTAAAAGGCCTTGCAGAATCTGATGATGATCAGTTGAAGCTGGCCGTAAACGTTTTTGCTCACTAG
- the hpt gene encoding hypoxanthine phosphoribosyltransferase: MNTIQVADKYFEILIENDQIKKRTRLIGIQLNVDYETRCPIFIGVLNGGFMFMADLLKEISGSCEVSFIKVSSYQGQETSGEIKEIFGLPKNLHNRDVIIVEDIIDTGLTLRYILDRIQEQNPASVAICTLLSKPAALRTEINEQQYIGFEIANNFVVGYGLDYDGLGRNLKDIYSAKSV; this comes from the coding sequence ATGAACACCATTCAAGTAGCGGATAAATATTTTGAAATCCTGATTGAAAACGATCAGATTAAAAAAAGAACCCGTTTAATTGGGATCCAACTGAACGTTGATTATGAGACAAGGTGTCCGATTTTCATTGGGGTGCTAAACGGTGGGTTTATGTTCATGGCAGACCTCCTCAAAGAGATCAGCGGCTCCTGTGAGGTCAGCTTCATAAAGGTCTCCTCGTATCAGGGCCAGGAAACCAGCGGAGAAATTAAAGAAATCTTTGGCCTTCCGAAGAACCTACATAACCGCGATGTTATTATTGTGGAAGATATTATTGATACGGGTTTAACGCTACGATATATTCTTGATCGCATTCAGGAGCAGAACCCTGCTTCAGTGGCCATATGTACTTTATTATCTAAGCCGGCTGCTTTGCGTACCGAGATTAACGAACAACAATATATCGGTTTTGAAATAGCCAATAACTTCGTTGTTGGCTACGGATTAGACTATGATGGGCTCGGAAGAAACCTAAAGGACATTTATAGCGCCAAATCAGTTTGA
- a CDS encoding M16 family metallopeptidase yields the protein MEYNVHTLPNGIRLLHVPSASPISHACIVINSGSRDEADDKSGLAHFIEHLIFKRTEKRTTNQILNRLESVGADLNAYTTKEYTCIHASFLNPYLDRTLELFNDIVFHSTFPEDEMEKEKSVILDEIASYLDQPEEAIYDDFEDLIFAGNALGRNILGSSESVMSITRADIFKFLAFKYRTSEIVVAVLGNYSFNRAKAVFTKHYADIAENTPSLTRTPPKKVRPRAIVEQKPIQQVHAVLGAQAYSLHHEYKTGLLLLNNFLGGNGMSSVLNLQIREKHGIAYTIESSYSPLSDTGLFTIYFGTDKEKVDKAWMLINRELKKIKDKPLSPIQLQKAKQKLIGQIALGEENRIGLIISMAKSLLDYGFVDSLQTVFNKIEAVSSDALADIANEVLDEENLSSLSFFPIS from the coding sequence ATGGAATATAATGTTCACACGTTGCCTAATGGCATACGCTTGCTCCACGTCCCCTCAGCTTCTCCGATTTCACATGCCTGCATTGTTATCAATAGCGGCTCCAGAGATGAAGCCGATGATAAAAGTGGCCTTGCGCATTTTATAGAACATCTGATCTTTAAGCGCACCGAGAAGCGAACGACAAACCAGATCCTAAACAGGCTTGAGAGCGTGGGAGCCGATTTAAACGCTTATACTACAAAGGAATACACCTGTATTCATGCTTCATTTCTCAACCCCTATCTGGATCGTACCCTAGAACTCTTTAACGACATCGTTTTTCATTCTACATTTCCTGAGGATGAGATGGAGAAGGAGAAAAGTGTGATCCTGGATGAAATAGCGTCATATCTCGATCAGCCGGAAGAAGCCATATATGATGATTTTGAAGATCTGATATTTGCGGGAAATGCGCTTGGCCGAAATATACTTGGTTCCTCAGAAAGCGTTATGTCGATCACTCGAGCTGATATATTCAAGTTTCTTGCCTTTAAATACCGGACAAGCGAGATTGTGGTTGCCGTTTTGGGTAATTATAGTTTTAACAGAGCCAAGGCTGTGTTTACAAAGCACTATGCTGACATTGCTGAAAACACGCCCTCGCTAACGCGCACGCCTCCTAAAAAGGTTCGTCCGCGAGCTATTGTTGAACAGAAGCCGATTCAGCAGGTTCACGCAGTATTAGGCGCTCAGGCGTACTCGCTGCACCATGAGTATAAAACCGGTTTACTCTTGCTCAACAACTTCCTTGGGGGTAATGGGATGAGTTCCGTCTTAAACCTGCAGATCAGGGAAAAGCATGGCATTGCCTACACGATCGAGTCGAGCTACAGCCCGCTAAGCGATACTGGCCTTTTCACCATATATTTCGGAACGGACAAGGAGAAGGTTGACAAGGCATGGATGCTGATTAACAGAGAACTGAAAAAAATAAAGGACAAGCCTTTATCACCCATACAGCTTCAAAAAGCAAAGCAGAAACTTATCGGTCAGATTGCATTGGGTGAAGAGAACCGTATCGGTCTGATCATTTCGATGGCAAAGAGCCTGCTCGACTATGGGTTTGTGGATAGTTTGCAGACGGTTTTCAATAAAATAGAAGCGGTATCTTCTGACGCGCTTGCTGACATTGCTAATGAGGTGCTCGACGAAGAAAACCTGAGTTCCCTGAGCTTTTTTCCTATAAGCTAA
- the htpG gene encoding molecular chaperone HtpG — MSVEEKGTISIHTENIFPIIKKFLYSDNEIFLRELVSNAVDAVQKIRRLSSLGQYNGELGAPLVEVALDKEKKTITISDNGLGMSAEEIKKYINQVAFSGASEFVEKFKDAKDANEIIGKFGLGFYSAFMVADLVEIQTLSYQEGAEAARWVCDGSTTYEITAGSRTTRGTDIILHINAESEEFLDKFKLEGILDKYGKFLPVPIKFGTKTEQEPDGEDEEGKPKYKSVEVDNIINTTNPIWTKAPADLSDQDYLDFYKQLYPFSEDPLFWIHLNVDYPFNLTGVLYFPKLKNDYEFQRNKIKLFSRQVFITDEVKDIVPEFLMLLHGVIDSPDIPLNVSRSFLQADSNVKKINNYITRKVADKLQELFNKDRRAFEEKWTDIGLFVKYGMVSEEKFYEKAKDFALLTNTKEEHYTLEEYREKVKDIQTDKNGQVVYIYANDPAKQDSFIQSAGKKDYDVLVMNSPIDNHFVSHLEQKLEKTSLKRVDSSVASKLIEKDEQIESVLTEEQSQQVKEIFEKAISKPGYTVEIVGLNPEELPVTVTMDEFMRRMKDMAAMGGGMGFYGSMPDSYKVAVNGNHKLIGKIAAATDEETKTMLAKQAMDLALLAQGMLTGAELTAFVSRSVELI, encoded by the coding sequence ATGAGCGTAGAAGAAAAAGGAACCATATCCATCCACACGGAGAACATTTTTCCTATTATCAAGAAATTTCTTTATTCCGACAACGAGATTTTCTTGAGAGAACTCGTTTCCAATGCCGTTGATGCGGTGCAGAAAATTAGACGACTTTCATCGCTGGGCCAGTATAACGGAGAGCTAGGAGCGCCGCTGGTAGAGGTGGCACTCGATAAGGAGAAGAAGACCATAACCATATCCGACAACGGACTGGGGATGAGTGCCGAAGAGATAAAGAAATATATTAACCAAGTGGCTTTCTCGGGCGCAAGCGAATTCGTAGAGAAGTTCAAGGACGCAAAAGATGCCAACGAGATCATTGGCAAATTCGGGCTTGGATTTTATTCTGCCTTTATGGTGGCCGACTTAGTCGAGATTCAGACCCTGTCTTACCAGGAGGGAGCGGAAGCTGCTCGTTGGGTGTGCGACGGAAGCACTACCTACGAAATTACTGCAGGTAGCCGCACTACTCGGGGAACAGACATTATTCTTCATATCAACGCAGAGTCTGAAGAGTTTCTGGACAAGTTTAAGTTAGAAGGAATCCTCGACAAGTATGGAAAGTTTCTTCCTGTTCCCATTAAGTTCGGCACCAAAACCGAGCAGGAGCCGGACGGAGAAGATGAAGAAGGAAAGCCAAAATACAAAAGCGTGGAAGTTGATAATATCATCAACACCACGAATCCGATCTGGACCAAAGCGCCTGCAGATTTGTCAGATCAGGATTATCTCGACTTTTATAAACAGTTGTATCCATTCTCCGAGGATCCGCTTTTCTGGATACATCTTAATGTAGACTATCCATTTAACCTGACCGGGGTACTATATTTCCCTAAACTGAAGAACGACTACGAGTTTCAGCGTAACAAAATCAAGTTGTTCTCCCGCCAGGTATTTATTACCGACGAGGTTAAAGACATTGTTCCAGAGTTTTTAATGCTTTTACACGGTGTAATAGATTCTCCGGACATTCCGCTAAACGTATCACGAAGCTTCCTTCAGGCCGACAGCAACGTTAAGAAGATCAACAACTATATTACACGTAAAGTAGCCGACAAGCTTCAGGAGTTGTTTAATAAAGACCGTAGGGCGTTTGAAGAAAAATGGACAGATATTGGCCTTTTTGTTAAATACGGTATGGTAAGCGAAGAGAAATTTTACGAAAAGGCCAAAGACTTTGCGCTGCTTACAAACACCAAAGAGGAGCACTATACCCTGGAGGAATATCGCGAAAAGGTGAAGGACATACAAACCGATAAAAACGGCCAGGTTGTTTACATTTACGCTAATGACCCGGCTAAGCAGGACAGCTTTATCCAGTCGGCAGGCAAAAAGGACTACGATGTATTGGTCATGAATTCTCCGATCGACAACCATTTCGTGAGCCATCTCGAACAAAAGCTTGAGAAAACTTCGCTGAAGCGTGTCGATTCAAGCGTTGCCAGCAAGCTTATCGAAAAAGACGAGCAGATCGAATCTGTACTTACCGAGGAGCAATCACAGCAGGTTAAAGAAATCTTCGAGAAAGCTATTTCGAAGCCGGGCTACACCGTTGAGATCGTAGGACTCAATCCTGAAGAGCTGCCCGTGACCGTCACTATGGACGAGTTTATGCGAAGAATGAAAGACATGGCCGCAATGGGCGGAGGCATGGGTTTCTACGGCAGTATGCCTGATAGTTATAAAGTAGCAGTAAATGGCAACCACAAGCTCATCGGAAAAATAGCGGCTGCAACAGACGAAGAGACCAAAACTATGCTTGCCAAGCAGGCGATGGACTTAGCATTACTTGCGCAAGGCATGCTAACGGGAGCCGAACTAACGGCATTTGTCAGCAGAAGCGTAGAACTCATTTAA
- a CDS encoding NifU family protein, whose translation MNLTEQVEQALETIRPYLVADGGDVAIEEITPEKVVKLRLLGNCGSCKMSFMTMKAGIEQAIIKAVPEITGVEAINLTEPV comes from the coding sequence ATGAATTTAACAGAACAAGTTGAGCAGGCATTAGAAACCATCAGACCATATCTGGTGGCAGATGGGGGTGACGTAGCGATTGAAGAGATTACGCCGGAAAAAGTAGTTAAATTACGATTATTGGGTAATTGCGGCTCTTGCAAGATGAGTTTTATGACGATGAAAGCAGGCATAGAGCAAGCCATCATTAAAGCTGTACCAGAAATCACCGGGGTTGAAGCGATCAACCTGACCGAGCCCGTATGA
- the def gene encoding peptide deformylase — MKLPIVAYGDPVLKKVCTPIDAFYPDLDKLISNMFETMYNASGVGLAAPQVGLAIRLFIVDTSGGDDKDKDRYKKVFINAEIIEESGEPWAFNEGCLSIPDIREDVMRKPNVRIRYYDENWVLQEEEVTGMPARVIQHEYDHIQGTLFTDKLGLLRKRMLKSRLDAISKGNVKAEYKMRFPNQSKRR; from the coding sequence ATGAAGTTACCGATTGTAGCCTACGGAGATCCTGTCTTAAAAAAGGTCTGTACACCAATTGATGCATTTTATCCTGACCTGGATAAGTTGATAAGCAATATGTTTGAAACCATGTATAATGCAAGCGGTGTAGGACTTGCTGCTCCACAGGTTGGCCTGGCCATAAGGTTGTTTATTGTTGACACGAGCGGCGGGGACGACAAGGATAAGGATCGTTACAAGAAGGTTTTTATCAACGCTGAGATCATTGAAGAAAGCGGCGAACCCTGGGCTTTTAACGAAGGCTGCCTCAGTATTCCAGATATTCGTGAGGACGTGATGCGAAAGCCGAACGTGCGCATCAGATATTATGATGAGAACTGGGTGCTGCAGGAAGAGGAGGTTACAGGTATGCCTGCGCGCGTCATACAGCATGAATATGATCATATTCAGGGAACGCTCTTCACAGATAAGCTTGGCTTACTCAGAAAACGTATGTTGAAGAGCAGGCTGGACGCCATTTCAAAAGGCAACGTAAAGGCGGAATATAAAATGCGCTTCCCTAACCAATCCAAGAGGCGTTAG
- a CDS encoding phosphatidylserine decarboxylase family protein, translating into MTIHKEGYTTIALSLLFIFVLNAVVDYKYADVAGLRWITYIFSLALFLIVLQFFRNPKRLFTSGENLVICPADGKVVVIEETEEGEYFQDRRLQVSIFMSPVNVHINRNPISGMVKYFKYHPGKYLAAWNPKSSTENERTTVVVEHKNGSAVLFRQIAGALARRIVWYVKEGDQVEQGKEFGFIKFGSRVDVFLPLGTKVDLQLGQMVKGGVTVLGELK; encoded by the coding sequence ATGACCATACACAAGGAAGGATACACCACGATTGCTTTGTCACTGCTTTTTATTTTTGTTTTAAATGCAGTTGTAGATTATAAATATGCTGACGTAGCAGGGTTGCGGTGGATCACCTATATCTTTTCGCTTGCTTTATTCCTTATCGTTCTGCAGTTTTTCAGAAATCCGAAAAGACTATTTACATCGGGGGAAAACCTTGTGATATGCCCGGCAGACGGAAAAGTCGTTGTTATCGAAGAAACTGAAGAAGGCGAATATTTTCAGGACAGGCGTCTTCAGGTCTCTATATTTATGTCGCCCGTAAATGTTCATATTAATCGGAACCCCATTTCGGGTATGGTAAAATACTTTAAGTATCATCCCGGAAAATATCTTGCAGCCTGGAATCCAAAATCTTCCACCGAAAATGAGCGCACAACAGTAGTAGTAGAACATAAAAATGGCAGTGCAGTGCTTTTTCGTCAAATTGCGGGTGCACTTGCCCGAAGAATTGTGTGGTATGTGAAAGAGGGAGACCAGGTGGAACAAGGCAAGGAGTTTGGCTTTATAAAATTCGGATCCCGCGTAGACGTATTTCTTCCACTTGGGACTAAAGTAGACCTCCAGCTTGGGCAAATGGTAAAGGGCGGCGTGACCGTGCTCGGAGAGCTTAAATAG
- a CDS encoding Glu/Leu/Phe/Val dehydrogenase dimerization domain-containing protein, translating into MKELLKKFEEKKPEIVFEWKDRESEAEGWVVINSLRGGAAGGGTRMRKGLDKREVESLAKTMEVKFTVSGPPIGGAKSGINFDPADPRKKEVLERWYKAVMPILKSYYGTGGDLNVDEIHEVIPITEDYGLWHPQEGVINGHYQARENERIHQIGQLRYGVSKVLEDPAYTPDIKRKYKVADMITGYGVAESIRHYYNIWGGQLEGKRAIIQGWGNVAAAAGYYLSQNGVKIVGIIDRVGGVIKNEGLGPDEVAQLFNNRLNNTLVAPDLMSFDDVYAQIWQTGAEIFVPAAASRLVTLSEVNQLINNGLEVVACGANVPFADKEIFFGNIMEQVDNHIALIPDFISNCGMARVFAYLMQRNVEMSDDAIFTDASNVIYEAMQAIFVQSRSKTGLSKTAFEIALKQLL; encoded by the coding sequence ATGAAAGAACTTTTAAAAAAATTCGAAGAAAAGAAGCCTGAAATTGTTTTTGAATGGAAGGACCGGGAGTCGGAAGCAGAGGGATGGGTAGTGATAAACTCTCTGCGGGGTGGTGCGGCAGGAGGAGGAACCCGGATGCGGAAGGGGCTCGACAAACGTGAAGTAGAATCCCTCGCCAAAACCATGGAGGTTAAATTTACGGTATCCGGCCCACCCATAGGTGGTGCAAAGTCTGGCATTAACTTCGATCCTGCAGATCCGAGGAAAAAGGAGGTCTTAGAAAGATGGTATAAAGCTGTGATGCCCATTTTAAAGAGCTATTACGGCACCGGCGGAGATCTTAATGTCGATGAGATTCACGAAGTTATCCCGATCACGGAAGATTATGGCTTGTGGCACCCTCAGGAAGGTGTAATTAACGGGCATTACCAGGCTCGGGAAAATGAACGCATACATCAGATCGGTCAGCTTCGCTATGGAGTGTCTAAAGTACTCGAGGATCCTGCGTACACGCCCGACATCAAGCGCAAATATAAGGTTGCCGACATGATTACAGGTTATGGGGTAGCAGAGTCTATACGCCACTATTATAATATCTGGGGAGGCCAGCTAGAAGGTAAGCGGGCGATTATCCAGGGCTGGGGCAATGTAGCCGCCGCTGCTGGATATTATTTATCGCAGAACGGCGTAAAAATCGTTGGTATTATTGACCGGGTAGGCGGGGTTATTAAAAACGAAGGGCTCGGTCCCGATGAGGTCGCGCAGCTTTTTAACAATAGACTCAATAATACCCTGGTTGCTCCGGATTTAATGTCTTTTGATGATGTATATGCGCAGATATGGCAAACAGGGGCAGAGATTTTTGTGCCTGCTGCAGCGTCAAGGCTGGTCACGTTAAGCGAGGTAAATCAACTTATTAACAATGGCCTTGAAGTGGTTGCATGCGGGGCGAATGTTCCCTTCGCTGATAAGGAGATTTTCTTTGGTAACATCATGGAACAGGTTGACAACCACATAGCCTTGATTCCGGATTTCATATCTAACTGCGGAATGGCACGCGTATTTGCCTACCTGATGCAACGCAATGTAGAGATGAGCGATGATGCAATATTTACGGATGCATCCAACGTGATATATGAAGCGATGCAGGCCATCTTTGTTCAGTCAAGGTCTAAAACGGGGCTTTCCAAAACTGCTTTCGAGATCGCATTGAAGCAATTGTTGTAA